The window GAATGCGCCTGCATTTTGTTCAGCGCGGCGCGGATGATCCACGGGCTGGGCTTGCCGACGTAAAACGGCTTGCGGCCGGTGATCTTCTCGATCGGGGCGCACAGCGCGCCGCAGGCCGGCGTAAAGCCGTGGCCATGGCTATCCGGGTTGGTGGCGATAAAGCGCGCGCCGTTATTCACGAAATAGGCGGCCTTGTGCATCATGTCCCAGTTGTAGGAACGGGTTTCGCCGACGATCACGAAGTCCGGGTTGATGTCGGTGATGGTGAAACCGGCTTTGTACAGTTCGTGGATCAGAGCGCCTTCCCCCACCACATAGGCTTTTTTTCCTTCCTGGCGGCGCAGGAAATCGGCGGTGGCCATTGCGGAGGTATAGAACGCGCTTTCCGGCACTTCCAGCCCGGCGGCGGCGAAGCGGTTCGCCAGATCCTG is drawn from Serratia entomophila and contains these coding sequences:
- a CDS encoding HAD-IIA family hydrolase, with product MTIKNVICDIDGVLLHDNTPVPGADLFLARIQEQGMPLVVLTNYPSQTAQDLANRFAAAGLEVPESAFYTSAMATADFLRRQEGKKAYVVGEGALIHELYKAGFTITDINPDFVIVGETRSYNWDMMHKAAYFVNNGARFIATNPDSHGHGFTPACGALCAPIEKITGRKPFYVGKPSPWIIRAALNKMQAHSEETVIVGDNLRTDILAGFQAGLETVLVLSGVSTLNDVETMPFRPSYIFPSVADINIF